The following proteins are encoded in a genomic region of Pyrus communis chromosome 11, drPyrComm1.1, whole genome shotgun sequence:
- the LOC137707786 gene encoding uncharacterized protein, with product MFLHSHIFVLELFRILISSLLRSKNSNVLYSGHFEDFVLVRFIVFLAIIWVLQEFTKVRVLRYVILFIGVMNSLFSVYDIYDDLISRRVNSSDAEKFAEVCPCPCNGVGWGVIWGLISFIFLSASVYLGLVILS from the exons ATGTTTCTCCATTCTCATATTTTTGTGTTAGAACTTTTCAGGATCTTAATTTCTTCACTCTTGCGTTCTAAAAATTCTAATGTTTTATACAGTGGACACTTCGAGGACTTTGTATTGGTGA GATTTATTGTATTCCTTGCTATAATATGGGTTCTGCAAGAATTTACGAAAGTCCGTGTTCTCCGCTACGTTATTCTCTTCATTG GTGTGATGAACAGTTTGTTTTCAGTTTATG ATATATATGATGATTTAATATCTAGAAGAGTCAACTCTAGTGACGCTGAGAAGTTTGCAGAAGTTTGCCCCTGCCCCTGTAATGGGGTTGGATGGGGAGTGATTTG GGGATTGATATCGTTTATATTTCTTTCTGCATCGGTGTATTTAGGGCTTGTCATTTTGTCATGA